From the Primulina tabacum isolate GXHZ01 chromosome 15, ASM2559414v2, whole genome shotgun sequence genome, one window contains:
- the LOC142526969 gene encoding trans-resveratrol di-O-methyltransferase-like — MALPGEEESTHELLIAHAQVWNHIFKFMLPMSLKCAIELNIPDIIKNHGKPMTLSELISALPINKAKSHCIHRIMRVLVHSKFFIKVDTKNENKQTEGYWLTPSSNLLLKDSPLCVSPFLLLILDPILIKPCNSISEWLADDRVTAFETTHGLMFWEQAKTVTGLNELFNEAMAGDARFVSCVMRKEFERLFEGVESLVDVGGGTGTMAKAIADAFPEMKCTVLDLPHVVSGLEGVDKLNYVGGDMFTEIPTADVVLLKWILHDWNDKDCIKILKKCKDAILGKERRGKVVIIDIVLGYNEENNTVKEDQLFFDIAMMVYLNGKERNEKEWKKLFLDAGFSSYNITPTLGVRSIIEVYP; from the exons ATGGCACTGCCCGGTGAAGAAGAGTCCACTCATGAGCTTCTTATTGCTCACGCTCAAGTTTGGAATCACATCTTCAAATTCATGTTGCCCATGTCCCTAAAATGTGCGATTGAATTAAATATACCAGATATCATCAAAAATCATGGCAAGCCAATGACCCTTTCTGAATTAATCAGTGCTCTCCCCATCAACAAAGCCAAATCTCATTGCATTCATCGTATAATGCGTGTTTTGGTCCATTCCAAGTTCTTCATCAAAGTTGATACCAAGAACGAAAACAAACAAACCGAGGGTTATTGGCTAACACCGTCGTCTAATCTCCTTTTGAAAGACTCGCCCTTGTGTGTTTCACCTTTTTTGCTACTCATACTCGACCCAATTCTGATAAAGCCATGCAATAGTATAAGTGAATGGTTGGCAGATGATCGTGTAACAGCGTTTGAAACGACGCATGGGTTGATGTTCTGGGAGCAAGCAAAGACAGTTACCGGCTTGAATGAGCTGTTCAATGAAGCCATGGCTGGTGATGCACGGTTCGTGAGCTGTGTAATGCGTAAAGAATTTGAGAGGTTATTCGAGGGAGTGGAGTCTTTGGTCGATGTAGGAGGTGGGACGGGGACGATGGCTAAAGCTATTGCTGATGCATTCCCGGAGATGAAGTGCACAGTTCTCGATCTCCCACATGTTGTTTCTGGCTTGGAGGGGGTCGATAAGTTGAACTATGTTGGGGGAGACATGTTCACGGAAATTCCTACAGCTGATGTTGTTTTACTAAAG TGGATACTACACGATTGGAACGACAAAGATTGcatcaaaatattaaagaaatgCAAAGATGCAATCCTCGGAAAGGAGAGGAGAGGAAAAGTGGTAATCATCGATATAGTTCTGGGGTATAACGAAGAAAACAATACAGTAAAAGAAGATCAACTCTTCTTCGATATCGCAATGATGGTTTACTTGAATGGAAAAGAAAGAAATGAGAAAGAATGGAAGAAGCTGTTTCTTGATGCTGGCTTCAGTAGCTACAACATTACTCCAACATTAGGTGTGAGATCTATTATTGAAGTTTATCCTTGA
- the LOC142527023 gene encoding putative O-methyltransferase 3 has product MALPGEEESTHELVIAHAQVWNHIYKFILPISLKCAIELNIPDIIKNHGKPMTLAELISALPINKAKSHCVHRIMRVLVHSKFFIKVDTKDENKQNEGYWLTPSSNLLLKDSPLCVAPFLLAVLDPNLMGSCYSISEWLADDHATPFETAYGFMFWEKAKRANSLNELFNEAMACDSRFVSHVMLKDCEKLFEGVESLVDVGGGTGTMAKAIADAFPEMKCTVLDLPHVVSGLEGFGNLNYVGGDMFAEIPTTDVVLLKWILHDWNDKNCIKILKKCKDAILRKERRGKVVIIEIVLGYNEENDTVKEDQLFFDIAIMVDINGKERSEREWEKLFIDAGFSSYKITHALGVRSIIEVYP; this is encoded by the exons ATGGCACTGCCCGGTGAAGAAGAGTCCACTCATGAGCTTGTTATTGCTCACGCTCAAGTATGGAATCACATCTACAAATTCATTCTGCCCATATCCCTAAAATGTGCGATTGAATTAAATATACCAGATATCATCAAAAATCATGGCAAGCCAATGACCCTTGCTGAATTAATCAGTGCTCTCCCCATCAACAAAGCCAAATCTCATTGCGTTCATCGTATAATGCGTGTTTTAGTCCATTCCAAGTTCTTCATCAAAGTTGATACCAAGGACGAAAACAAACAAAACGAGGGTTATTGGCTAACGCCGTCGTCTAATCTCCTTCTAAAAGACTCACCCTTATGTGTTGCACCTTTTTTGCTAGCCGTACTTGACCCAAATCTGATGGGGTCATGCTATAGTATAAGTGAATGGTTGGCAGATGATCATGCAACACCATTTGAGACGGCGTATGGGTTTATGTTCTGGGAGAAAGCAAAGAGAGCGAACAGCCTGAATGAGCTGTTCAACGAAGCCATGGCTTGTGACTCACGGTTCGTGAGCCATGTGATGCTTAAAGATTGTGAGAAGTTGTTCGAGGGAGTGGAGTCTTTGGTCGATGTAGGAGGTGGAACAGGGACGATGGCTAAAGCTATTGCTGATGCATTTCCTGAGATGAAGTGCACAGTTCTTGATCTCCCACATGTTGTTTCTGGCTTGGAGGGGTTCGGTAACTTGAACTATGTTGGGGGAGACATGTTCGCGGAAATTCCTACAACTGATGTTGTTTTACTGAAG TGGATACTACACGATTGGAATGACAAAAATTGCATcaaaatattgaagaaatgcaaagaTGCAATCCTCAGAAAGGAGAGGAGAGGCAAAGTGGTAATCATTGAGATAGTTTTAGGGTATAACGAAGAAAACGATACAGTAAAAGAAGATCAACTCTTCTTCGATATAGCAATCATGGTTGATATAAATGGAAAAGAAAGAAGTGAGAGAGAATGGGAGAAGTTGTTTATTGATGCTGGATTCAGTAGCTACAAGATCACTCATGCATTAGGTGTGAGATCTATTATTGAAGTTTATCCTTGA
- the LOC142526994 gene encoding trans-resveratrol di-O-methyltransferase-like codes for MALPGEIESTHELLNAHAQVWNHIFKFILPMSLKCAVQLNIPDIIKNHGKPMTLSELISALPINKAKSQYIHRIMRVLVHYKFFIKVDIKDENEQNESYWLTPSSNFLLKDSPLCVTPYLLLVLDPTLMKPWNSMSEWLADDCVTATETTHGLKFWELAKTITNLNELFNEAMAGDTRFVSHVMLKDCEKLFEGVESLVDVGGGTGTMAKAIADTFPKMKCTVLDLPHVVSGLEGVSNLNYVGGDMFQAIPTADVVLLKWILHNWNDEGCIKILKKCRDAILRKERRGKVIIIDIVLRYNEESDTIKEDQLFFDIGMMVYLNGKERSEKEWEKLFLDAGFSSYKITPALGVRSIIEVYP; via the exons ATGGCACTGCCCGGTGAAATAGAGTCGACTCATGAGCTTCTTAATGCCCATGCTCAAGTTTGGAATCACATCTTCAAATTCATTCTGCCCATGTCCCTAAAATGTGCGGTTCAATTAAATATACCAGATATCATCAAAAATCATGGCAAGCCAATGACCCTTTCTGAATTAATCAGTGCTCTCCCCATCAACAAAGCCAAATCCCAATATATTCATCGTATAATGCGAGTTTTGGTCCACTACAAATTCTTTATCAAAGTTGATATCAAGGACGAAAACGAACAAAACGAGAGTTATTGGCTAACACCGTCCTCTAATTTCCTTTTGAAAGACTCACCCTTATGTGTTACCCCTTATTTGCTACTTGTACTCGACCCAACTCTGATGAAGCCATGGAATAGTATGAGTGAATGGTTGGCAGATGATTGTGTAACAGCGACTGAAACGACACATGGTTTGAAGTTTTGGGAGCTAGCAAAGACAATTACCAACCTGAATGAGCTGTTCAATGAAGCCATGGCGGGTGATACACGGTTCGTGAGCCATGTGATGCTTAAAGATTGTGAGAAGTTGTTCGAGGGAGTGGAATCTTTGGTCGATGTAGGAGGTGGAACGGGGACGATGGCTAAAGCTATTGCTGATACATTCCCCAAGATGAAGTGCACGGTTCTTGATCTTCCACATGTTGTTTCTGGCTTGGAGGGGGTCAGTAACTTGAACTATGTTGGGGGAGACATGTTCCAGGCGATTCCTACTGCTGATGTTGTTTTATTAAAG TGGATATTACACAACTGGAACGATGAAGGTTGcatcaaaatattaaagaaatgCAGAGATGCAATCCTCAGAAAGGAGAGGAGAGGAAAGGTAATAATCATCGACATAGTTTTGAGGTACAACGAAGAAAGCGATACAATAAAAGAAGATCAACTCTTCTTTGACATCGGGATGATGGTTTATTTAAATGGAAAAGAAAGAAGTGAGAAAGAATGGGAGAAGTTGTTTCTTGACGCTGGATTCAGCAGCTACAAGATTACTCCTGCATTAGGTGTGAGATCTATTATTGAAGTTTATCCTTGA
- the LOC142527753 gene encoding uncharacterized protein LOC142527753, whose amino-acid sequence MAFLCSSQASTFYVGEDEGWVVDPSDESYNHWAKRNRFQINDILVFKYKKGGDSVLVVSKKDYKRCNKDDPIKLFKDGNTKFKLTRSGLFFFISGHAQHCEKGDQKLIVQVLSDHRGNMNHTAPPLPLPSPSPAAKPPTHVPTVIPPSHSPTPSHNAPVPKHASPVGSPSMPPSNKVPTLAPTHHSPAPSKAPAAKTPSPSPSAKTPKHAPPKGAPSQAPTSSAKPPSHVPPVLSPSLSQPSSSPKRAPTQAPTPSAKTTSRAPPVASPSHSQTPSSPKKAPAQAPTPSAKVPTHAPPMVPPSHSPSQSSDKKAPTPSAISPSHQPPAISPCHPQTASSPNKAPAKSPTGASAKSPHAPSVVPPSHSQPPSSPKKAPTQAPAKTPLHAQPVVPPSRSQPSSAPKKAPAAAPTHSQNPSAKAPSHSPPSSSSKKAPTPSSPSPKNKNGAPEPAVEKHHPAPPHANPPPNNVLAISASDSSA is encoded by the exons ATGGCGTTTTTGTGTTCATCTCAAGCTAGTACATTCTATGTTGGTGAAGACGAAGGTTGGGTTGTTGATCCGTCTGATGAATCGTACAACCATTGGGCTAAAAGAAATCGTTTCCAAATCAATGACATCCTCG tgTTCAAATATAAGAAAGGAGGCGATTCGGTCCTTGTTGTAAGCAAAAAAGATTACAAAAGATGCAACAAAGATGATCCCATTAAACTTTTCAAGGATGGAAACACGAAGTTCAAGTTGACAAGATCGGGGTTGTTCTTCTTTATTAGTGGCCATGCACAACACTGTGAGAAAGGTGATCAGAAGCTTATTGTTCAAGTCCTTTCGGATCACCGCGGCAACATGAACCACACTGCTCCACCGCTTCCTCTGCCCTCTCCTTCACCTGCGGCGAAGCCTCCCACTCATGTGCCAACGGTGATACCACCTTCCCACTCTCCGACCCCATCCCATAATGCTCCTGTACCCAAACACGCGTCACCTGTTGGTTCTCCATCTATGCCCCCGTCCAACAAAGTTCCTACACTGGCTCCAACTCATCATTCGCCAGCACCTTCCAAAGCCCCCGCAGCCAAGACCCCTTCTCCATCTCCATCGGCCAAAACCCCAAAACACGCCCCGCCCAAGGGAGCTCCTTCTCAAGCTCCAACTTCATCAGCCAAACCCCCCTCACACGTGCCGCCAGTGTTATCACCCTCGCTTTCTCAACCATCATCTTCACCCAAGAGAGCTCCTACTCAAGCTCCAACTCCATCAGCCAAAACCACATCCCGCGCACCGCCAGTGGCATCACCCTCTCATTCTCAAACGCCATCTTCACCCAAGAAAGCTCCTGCCCAAGCTCCAACTCCATCAGCCAAAGTCCCAACACACGCCCCACCAATGGTGCCACCGTCTCATTCCCCGTCACAATCCTCGGACAAAAAAGCTCCAACTCCATCTGCCATAAGCCCATCACACCAGCCGCCAGCGATATCACCCTGTCATCCCCAAACAGCATCGTCACCCAATAAAGCTCCTGCTAAATCTCCAACAGGAGCTTCAGCTAAATCCCCACACGCCCCGTCAGTGGTACCTCCATCTCATTCTCAACCACCTTCTTCGCCCAAGAAAGCTCCTACTCAGGCTCCAGCTAAGACCCCATTACACGCACAGCCAGTGGTACCACCGTCTCGTTCTCAACCATCATCTGCGCCCAAGAAAGCTCCTGCTGCAGCTCCAACCCACTCACAAAATCCATCAGCCAAAGCGCCGTCTCATTCTCCACCATCATCTTCATCTAAGAAAGCTCCAACCCCTTCGTCACCATCTCCGAAGAATAAAAATGGTGCTCCTGAGCCCGCAGTGGAGAAACACCACCCTGCACCGCCGCATGCAAACCCTCCTCCGAACAATGTTCTCGCAATATCTGCATCAGATTCTAGTGCTTAA
- the LOC142527232 gene encoding uncharacterized protein LOC142527232: protein MDSRPSERKGIVTPLSSLFPAEEAQKATKLVEETIAERKQQLSQLKGFINDNVNLINLVQKLPDEISHHIMVPFGKAAFFPGRLIHTNEFLVLLGEGYYADRTSKQTAEILKRRGKALETQVESLKAIMEDLMTEASFFGATASESAEGLVDIREDYQEEGSSETLHRAEDKSFTRFIEEDDTKAEVEDEEYARIFSRIAELEKEEEEAEKANEYEEDEQIPKVLDDSISPFSIDQVRSSQAQTPEVPPVSKGLDGSSRGSYPSVNSSVVSKASEVPEVKEKFQVPLTASNMAFTGSIVEHTHNIKTNSTADLAGAPSSKPVSRFKLQRK, encoded by the exons ATGGACTCGAGACCATCGGAGAGGAAGGGGATCGTGACGCCACTATCGTCCCTTTTCCCGGCAGAGGAAGCTCAGAAAGCCACAAAACTGGTGGAGGAGACGATTGCTGAACGCAAACAGCAGCTAAGCCAACTCAAGGGTTTCATCAACGATAACGTGAACCTCATAAACCTTGTACAGAAACTTCCAGACGAAATCAGCCACCATATCATG GTTCCTTTTGGAAAGGCAGCATTTTTTCCTGGTCGATTGATTCACACCAATGAGTTTTTG GTTCTCTTAGGAGAAGGTTACTATGCTGATAGGACTTCCAAGCAGACAGCTGAGATTTTGAAAAGACGAGGCAAGGCCTTGGAGACTCAAGTTGAGTCTCTCAAGGCTATTATGGAGGACCTAATGACTGAGGCTTCATTCTTTGGTGCTACAGCTTCTGAGTCAGCA GAGGGTCTAGTAGATATAAGGGAAGATTATCAAGAAGAAGGTTCTTCTGAGACATTACATAGAGCAG AGGATAAATCTTTTACCCGTTTCATCGAGGAGGATGATACAAAAGCTGAAGTTGAAGATGAAGAATATGCACGCATATTCTCACGAATTGCTGAACTAGAAAAAGAAGAGGAAGAAGCGGAAAAAGCCAATGAATATGAGGAGGATGAGCAGATACCAAAGGTGCTAGATGACAGTATCAGTCCATTTTCTATCGACCAAGTTAGAAGTTCACAG gCTCAAACTCCAGAGGTACCGCCGGTGTCTAAAG GCTTAGATGGCTCTTCACGTGGGAGTTATCCATCTGTCAACAGCAGTGTGGTGAGTAAGGCCTCAGAGGTTCCTGAAGTAAAGGAGAAATTTCAAGTTCCTCTTACTGCCAGTAacatg GCCTTTACTGGTTCAATTGTAGAGCATACTCATAACATCAAAACGAATTCAACTGCAGATCTGGCTGGTGCACCGAGCTCCAAACCCGTTTCAAGGTTTAAGCTTCAGCGGAAGTAA
- the LOC142527705 gene encoding transmembrane E3 ubiquitin-protein ligase FLY2-like, translating to MGPMICWKFSRTLFLIIFWCWFSLLVIRPVNSLRPLRQRPRSWGDEWLHVGKEERELAPFISWNITGTYRGNWKFQDSINNSSKFPDFGKANGNVVLELISTPTKLNGVHYVQGVIIFHDVFDNEHDAGGAQLRVEGVYIWPFRQLRMVASSGKQGEFGQEDDYILSNPYHMLGVFSSQVFQESPREKIWKRKHSPIYKMEKHCNIEIAAQVSGFSSSQDGDHHRYHLGGLMESPSVDDDADCFSPMLLNATSVNIEVYYNKAINYTLMVTFISFLEVLLLIRQMEHSNTQSGAAKVSLPMIAHQAIMDAYLCLLHLTAGILVESLFNAFATAAFFKFVVFSIFEMRYLLAIWRANRPLNNGENWETMRRELSVLYSRFYGILLGGILVMYEFHRFLRFILLLLHSFWIPQIITNIYRDSRKPLHPHYILGITITRIAIPLYVFGCPHNFMRIEPDREWCIFLAIYMGLQAFFLLLQHYFGSRWFIPRQILPEKYCYYRRFDQGSIPSIDCVICMTAIDLGQRTNDCMVTPCDHFFHSGCLQRWMDIKMECPTCRRPLPPA from the exons ATGGGtccgatgatatgttggaaattttcAAGAACTTTGTTTCTAATTATTTTTTGGTGCTGGTTTTCTTTGCTGGTGATACGTCCTGTAAATAGTTTGAGGCCTTTGAGGCAGAGACCTCGATCCTGGGGAGATGAG TGGCTTCATGTAGGCAAGGAAGAGCGTGAATTGGCTCCGTTCATTTCTTGGAACATAACAGGAACTTATCGAG GGAATTGGAAGTTCCAAGATTCCATAAATAATTCTTCAAAGTTTCCTGATTTTGGGAAAGCAAATGGCAATGTAGTATTAGAGTTGATCAGTACTCCGACAAAACTAAATGGTGTACACTATGTTCAG GGGGTTATAATTTTCCATGACGTGTTTGACAATGAACATGATGCTGGAGGTGCTCAACTTAGGGTAGAAGGTGTATATATATGGCCTTTCAGACAACTACGAATGGTAGCTAGCAG TGGAAAACAGGGTGAGTTTGGGCAAGAAGATGATTACATACTATCGAATCCTTATCACATG CTTGGAGTTTTCTCCTCCCAGGTGTTTCAGGAGTCTCCTCGagaaaaaatttggaagagAAAACact CTCCCATCTATAAAATGGAGAAACATTGTAACATTGAAATTGCTGCCCAAGTTTCTGGTTTCTCTTCCAGCCAAG ATGGAGATCATCATAGATATCATCTTGGAGGATTAATGGAAAGCCCTTCAGTGGATGACGATGCTGATTGCTTCTCACCCATGCTCTTGAATGCGACTTCAGTCAATATTGAAGTCTATTACAATAAAGCAATTAACTATACGTTGATGGTCACCTTT ATCTCATTTCTCGAAGTTCTGTTGTTAATCCGGCAAATGGAACACAGTAACACTCAATCT GGTGCTGCGAAAGTTTCACTTCCGATGATTGCACATCAAGCTATAATGGATGCTTATCTTTGTCTTCTACATCTTACAGCAGGCATATTAGTAG AATCTCTTTTTAATGCTTTTGCCACGGCTGCATTTTTCAAGTTTGTCGTCTTCTCAATATTTGAAATGCGATACCTCCTTGCCATATGGAGGGCGAATAGACCACTGAATAATGGAGAGAATTGGGAAACAATGAGGCGTGAGCTTTCAGTTCTGTACAGCCGTTTTT ATGGAATCCTCTTAGGGGGCATTCTTGTCATGTACGAGTTCCATAGATTTTTGCGGTTTattctcctcctcctccactctTTTTGGATACCACAAATAATCACTAATATATATCGTGATTCAAGGAAACCATTGCATCCTCATTACATCTTAGGGATTACGATAACTCGTATCGCTATTCCATTATACGTATTTGGTTGTCCCCATAATTTCATGCGAATAGAGCCCGACAGAGAGTGGTGTATTTTTTTGGCTATTTATATGGGACTCCAagcattttttcttcttctgcaACATTATTTTGGATCTCGATGGTTTATTCCTCGTCAG ATTTTACCCGAAAAATATTGCTACTATCGGAGGTTTGATCAGGGTTCGATTCCTTCCATTGATTGTGTGATTTGCATGACTGCCATTGATCTCGGCCAACGAACAAATGATTGCATG GTGACTCCATGCGATCATTTCTTTCACTCGGGTTGTTTACAAAGATGGATGGACATAAAAATGGAGTGTCCGACTTGCCGCCGTCCTCTTCCTCCTGCCTAG
- the LOC142527993 gene encoding uncharacterized protein LOC142527993: MERLMENLTLSTDEDEEIIIEENSTHQKSSDLEFCLIGRFLTDRSINFNAMKNRMASIWRPGKGICIKELEGNLYLFQFFHTIDLKRVLDGGPWSFDNHLLVLHKMKSGEIPSLIPLNSADFWVQVYDLPIGFMSEHIGKLLGNFIGKFVTYDISNNSSIWRTFMRIRVTVDVSKPLKRFKKIRKQGEDWTIVNFKYERFTQFCFICGLLGHTDRFCDKLFTILEDDIKKKWGIWLRAPIRKNTNTEGSRWLRDDDSIVMHDNTNEGTGQGHEHRCGRRDNANLDKTLIGATQGWQLTVTDFNTNQRKNRADNKEDIKEASHSEPNQIIVHDSEEYIMDITEERKRRRGPRSTTESRTTMDLGSEPQCHEAHCLITNANTPQNYFLLAGSGSQACQDP; this comes from the coding sequence ATGGAAAGGCTTATGGAGAACCTGACATTGTCAACGGATGAGGATGAGGAAATTATTATTGAGGAAAACTCCACTCATCAAAAAAGCTCTGATCTAGAATTTTGTTTGATTGGACGATTCCTTACAGATCGATCCATCAACTTTAATGCCATGAAGAACCGAATGGCCAGCATATGGAGACCAGGTAAGGGTATATGCATAAAAGAATTAGAAGGCAACTTGTACCTATTCCAATTTTTTCATACTATTGACCTAAAGCGTGTCTTGGATGGTGGTCCCTGGTCTTTTGATAACCATCTTCTTGTACTGCACAAAATGAAGTCGGGAGAAATACCATCTCTGATCCCCCTTAACAGTGCCGATTTCTGGGTTCAAGTGTATGATTTACCGATAGGATTCATGTCGGAACATATTGGCAAATTACTTGGAAACTTCATTGGAAAGTTTGTTACATATGATATAAGTAACAATTCTTCGATATGGCGCACTTTTATGCGAATTCGGGTTACAGTTGATGTAAGCAAGCCACTTAagcgttttaaaaaaattagaaagcAAGGAGAAGACTGGACAATTGTCAATTTCAAGTATGAACGATTCACACAGTTCTGCTTCATCTGTGGTTTGCTTGGGCATACCGATAGATTTTGTGACAAGCTCTTCACTATTCTTGAAgatgatattaaaaaaaaatggggAATATGGCTTCGTGCACCAATACGAAAAAATACAAACACTGAAGGTAGTCGATGGCTCCGTGATGATGATTCCATTGTTATGCATGATAATACTAATGAAGGAACAGGTCAAGGTCATGAACACCGATGCGGTCGGCGTGATAATGCAAATTTGGATAAGACTCTGATTGGCGCAACACAGGGATGGCAATTGACAGTTACGGATTTCAATACCAATCAGCGGAAAAATAGGGCGGATAATAAGGAGGATATAAAGGAGGCTTCTCATAGTGAGCCAAACCAAATCATAGTGCATGATTCGGAGGAATATATAATGGATATAACTGAGGAGCGCAAGAGAAGACGTGGGCCTAGGAGCACCACAGAGTCAAGGACCACTATGGATTTGGGCTCTGAACCACAATGTCATGAAGCCCATTGTTTGATAACCAATGCAAACACCCCACAAAACTATTTTTTATTGGCAGGCTCTGGGTCCCAGGCCTGCCAGGACCCATGA